ATAGCAGGCTTTCAAGGATGTCGGTCTGGTCTATCTCGCCGGTACGGAAGAAATCCACCATGAACCTTCCCAGAGCGCTCTCCGGCGTAACGCCCAGGATATTTTCCACGTAGGAGTTCGTATAGGTGAACCTTAACGCCGTGTCCACCTCCCATATCCATTCCCCGGCGCTCTCGGCCACGTCGGAAAGCCTTTTTTCCGAATCCCGCAGGCTCTTCTCCGCGGCTCTTTTCCCGGCCATAAGGCGGCGTTTTTCCTCCTCCGCGGATATGGCCGTTAGTATTTCATCCACGAACCGCCCATTCCGGTCGCGTAACACAAAGTTTGTGCTTAATGTGTTTAGCGCCGCGGTAGCTACGTCGTTATCGGCGTCGCCGATGATGATTTTTAGAGGGGCGAAAGGTTTTTGGAATGAAAGGCGGTAAAGCAGGCTGGATAGTTCCCTGTCGGCGAAAGCCTGCCAGTCCACTATAACAGCGTCGTAATCGCCGGATTTTATCCGTGAGGCTCCTTCGATGTCCGTGGCGGCGGTATCTATCAGGAAGCCCTTTAAGGCGAACTTCTCCTCCAGGAAACTTCTGCGGACAGCTTCCTGATCCACATAAAGTACACGAGTCACATTGACCACCCCGACTATCCTGCCCCCGTTCCCACCCGGGGACATTTTATTCAGCCTGTTTACAATATACCCGACAAACCAATGGGATACAACCATCGAAAGCGATGATAATGTAATACTCTATTACTGGTATATATAAAATGCCTTATATGCCGAAACGGACTTTAAGACGGCCTAACGCTTCTTCTCTTCCGAATCGCGTCTTCAGGGCCTGCATGGCTTTTTCTGTCATGGATTTTTTCTGTTTAACGGTGGAGGCCGCCGCTTTCTTTAGCGCCGAAGCCACCATGGATGGGGAGGAGTATCCGCATTGCTGGCCCGGCGCGTAGAACGACGGCTCACTGCAAAAAAACTGGTCGGCCACCACATGCTCCATTTTGATAAACCCATCCTCGCAAAGCAGGCCGGTATGGCCGCCCCAGAAGTTGGCTATCAATGGAAGGCCAGCCAGGGCCGCTTCCGCCAATGGCAGGCCCAAGCCCTCGCCCAGGCTGGCGGAGACATAGAAGTCGAAATCTTTATACATGGCCAGCAGGTTTCCCCTCTCCATCCATCCGGTTTCAATATGGATGTCTTCCCTTGGGGATTTCCATTGGCACGATGGCGAGGTCTTGATCACAAGCCGGGCCTCGCCCGCGCGGGGGAAGGCCAATTGAAAACCCTCCATAAGAAGGTGGAAACCCTTGCGGAAATGGGGCTCGCCGCAGGAGAGGAATTTTACCGGCCCTGCCGTTCCCCATGCCGTTTTGGCGGGGACGGTTTCCAGATCCAGCGCCGGGGGCATAAATACCACGGGAGTTGTTACTCCGCTTCGCTCCAACACGGTTTTTACGTGATGGCTGGGCGCCCACACCTCGTGGAACTGGTTAAGCCTTGCGGCCCATTGCGCCGGATACCGGCTCCATTCGTGGTAGGGCGCGGCGACGTTCACCGCGCCGGGAACGGGGGTGAAACATGGGCCGATGGTAAGATGGATAATCACCTTGCCGCTAAATTCTTTTTCAGCCTGTTGGCGTTCCTCGTCTGTCTCAGGGGTTTTAACCTGTATGGCCGGGACGCCGATGGACTGGAACGAAAGGAGATAAAGGGAGCCTATGATTTTGTAACTGCCCCGGTGGAGGTCCGTGAATATCACCACGCCCGCCGACGGGTCCAGGGGTTCCATTCGGCTCATTTGCAAGTCAGCCAGTTCAGGGTTTTAAGAGCGCGCCGCCGGGCGCTGGGGGAAATCCGCCGGAGCGGTTAGCCCACCCGGCCGAAATCATCCTTAAGGCGGATAATGTCGTCTTCACCGAAATAGTCCCCCATCTGCACCTCCACGAACACCAGCGGTTCCGCGCCGGTGTTTTCGATCCTGTGCAACGCCTCCCGGGGTATGTCTATGGAATGATGGGGAAGAAGGGTGACATCGCGCCCGTCCAGGGTAACCTTGGCCACGCCGCTAACCACCACCCAATGCTCCGACCGGCGCAGATGTTTTTGCAGGCTTATCCGCTTGCCGGGCAGTACGATGATGCGTTTTACCTTGTGGTCTGCCGTGTCCAGCAATACCTCGTAGCGGCCCCATGGGCGCTCGCCGATTTTATCTTCCACCATTTCTTCGATTGGATTATTCATGACATTAAAATGTGAAAAAGCCCTCTAAGTATATGTGAAAAAGGGCGTTGATTGAAGCGGAAATTTAGGCCGCGCCATGGAGCGCGGCGCCACGGGGGCCGCATGGTAAGATTGTTTATATAGGTTTGCGTCGCGGGGGAAGGGGTATGAATCCGCGGTTGATGCTTATGCTGATACCATTGTTGTTCGGGTTTTTCGCCTGTGACAGGAGGTACCTTACCCCTCAAGATACGTTGTACACCACCCGGACGGGGCCTTATTACCAGGTGGCTGGCGATGGCCTTACCTTGGCGCTGGAACCATTAAGCTGGCCCACCCATGCCAGGAACCTGGAGGGCGGCCGCCTCCTGCCGGTCTGGGTGATTATCGCCAATGGCTCCCCCAGGCCCGTTTCGGTAGCGCGGCGCCATTTTACTCTGTCCGACCAATGGAACACCCCGCTTTCCCCATGGAGCCCCGCGCAGTTTTTCATCTGGTGGCGCGGGCAGGGGTTCAGCTTTTTTTACCAGGGCCCGTTCCCCTTCTTCTGGCCCTTCGCGGAGATAGAAGACAAAACCATCGAGAACAGGTATAGAAGCTGGGATGAATCGGCGGCTTTAACATCGGGCCGGACGCTTCTGCCGGAAATGGTTTTACAGCCCGGCGATAGCGCCAGCGGGGCGCTGTTGTTCAATCCCGCCGTATCAGAGAAGATGTCCTATACCCTCACATGGCGGCCTGAAGGATTCAGAAGGGAACTATCCATAAGATTCACGGTAAGCGCCGTATGAATGGAACGTTCAGGCCAGCTTCTCTTTGTTGACGAGTTTGCCGACCTTCACGGGAACACCTTCCAGGATTTCCAGGTCGTGGAACTCGCAATATTTCAGCTCATGGGCCAGGCTTACAAGCCGGGACCATCCCTCGCTGTTTTCCGGGGCGCGAACCATCACCGGGCCGCTTACGGCGGGGAAACATTTTTGATCTTCCCCGGCGGAGTTAAGCGCAAGGTTGAAACAGGCGTGCTCCAGAAATATTGGCGCGCAATCCTGAATGACAAGACGGGTTATAAGGCCGCTACGTATCCCCTGGACGTATGTGAAAAACCGCACCCATCCGGGATGAGGGGCGCCATTAGCGATGGCCGCCGCTTCCAGCGTTCCCCCTTTGCCATATTCCGTCCGCGTTTTCATAAAACCATCGCCTGCATGGGCGCAAAAATCCTAATGAGCGTAATGCCCCGTTAACGTTTATCGGACAGGATTGGCATTAACTTTAGCGGGGAGGAGATTTATTTTTGGCGGTGCAGGGTGTGTCAGGCCGTAAGGCCAGCCGCGTCTATGGGAAGTTCCAACGAGAACCGGGCGCCATGCGGCGAAGCGTCGCCCACGGAAATAACGCCCCCATGACGCTGTGTAAAAAGCCGGGCGTTGGCAAGACCCAGCCCAGACCCTTTCAGCACCCGTTCAGATCCCAGGTCGCCCTGTTCAAACCGGTGGAATATTTTTTCCCGTTCCGCGACCGGTACGCCCGGGCCGGTGTCTTCTATGATTATGAGCGCCTTGCCGCCTTCCGCCCGGGCGGAAAGAGTGACCCGCCCGCCCGTGGGGGTGAATTTAAGCGCGTTGGAGAGGATGTTATTCACCGCGTGGTACCGGATGCGCCGCATGTCCCACCTTACGGGGGGCATGAGGGCTATGTCC
This DNA window, taken from Nitrospinota bacterium, encodes the following:
- a CDS encoding glycosyltransferase codes for the protein MSRMEPLDPSAGVVIFTDLHRGSYKIIGSLYLLSFQSIGVPAIQVKTPETDEERQQAEKEFSGKVIIHLTIGPCFTPVPGAVNVAAPYHEWSRYPAQWAARLNQFHEVWAPSHHVKTVLERSGVTTPVVFMPPALDLETVPAKTAWGTAGPVKFLSCGEPHFRKGFHLLMEGFQLAFPRAGEARLVIKTSPSCQWKSPREDIHIETGWMERGNLLAMYKDFDFYVSASLGEGLGLPLAEAALAGLPLIANFWGGHTGLLCEDGFIKMEHVVADQFFCSEPSFYAPGQQCGYSSPSMVASALKKAAASTVKQKKSMTEKAMQALKTRFGREEALGRLKVRFGI
- a CDS encoding phosphomannose isomerase type II C-terminal cupin domain, giving the protein MVEDKIGERPWGRYEVLLDTADHKVKRIIVLPGKRISLQKHLRRSEHWVVVSGVAKVTLDGRDVTLLPHHSIDIPREALHRIENTGAEPLVFVEVQMGDYFGEDDIIRLKDDFGRVG